Proteins found in one Methylobacter sp. S3L5C genomic segment:
- a CDS encoding HD-GYP domain-containing protein, which produces MAVCALMMALGKQMGLDQTLMKDLGMAGLLLDIGKTMIPNDILNKPGRLTNEEFNLVKNHPLQGWQILKGSEGVCEMALDVCRHHHERVDGAGYPDKLSGDALSLFARMAAVCDVYDAITSYRCYKVGWSPALSIRKMTEWQEGSFDKAIFHDFVRTIGIYPSGTLVKLESTRLAVVLEQSEKNLLAPIVKVFFSTKANARLLPTIIDLSKSTDSILNTEDPKKWRFNLKQLREI; this is translated from the coding sequence ATTGCAGTGTGCGCGTTGATGATGGCTCTCGGCAAACAAATGGGTTTGGATCAAACGCTGATGAAAGATCTGGGAATGGCAGGTTTGTTGCTTGACATAGGCAAAACGATGATCCCTAATGATATTCTCAACAAACCCGGACGCCTCACCAATGAAGAATTCAATCTGGTTAAAAATCATCCGCTTCAGGGATGGCAAATACTCAAGGGATCAGAAGGTGTTTGCGAGATGGCACTTGATGTATGTCGACACCACCACGAACGGGTAGACGGTGCAGGTTACCCGGATAAATTGTCTGGAGATGCTCTGTCGCTGTTTGCGCGCATGGCAGCAGTGTGTGATGTGTATGACGCAATAACCTCCTATCGATGCTATAAAGTGGGCTGGAGTCCCGCTCTATCGATACGTAAAATGACCGAGTGGCAAGAAGGGAGCTTCGACAAAGCTATCTTTCATGATTTCGTAAGGACCATTGGTATTTATCCGTCTGGCACACTGGTAAAACTAGAATCTACTCGCTTAGCTGTTGTACTCGAACAGTCAGAAAAGAATTTGCTTGCTCCTATCGTGAAAGTGTTTTTTTCAACCAAAGCCAATGCACGTTTATTGCCAACTATTATTGACCTATCAAAGTCTACGGATAGCATTTTAAATACCGAAGACCCCAAAAAATGGAGATTTAATTTAAAGCAACTGAGAGAAATCTAA
- a CDS encoding IS5 family transposase, whose protein sequence is MKRITLSDEEWTRILASLKKLPGVHIGLPDICRQFVNAILWILRTGAQWRVLPSTYGKWNSIFKRFSRWCINGIWGEILCHLAEDADLQDVSMDGSVIRAHACAAGAAYSSAENEALGRSKGGFGCKIHALCDGLGMPIKFILTGGQEAECKQAISLLENVNASAVLADKAYDTNELREWLASREIKAVIPPKSNRKEDIECDYWHYKERHAIECMFGKLKHYRRIATRYEKKAINYMGMLSFSSVLLWLR, encoded by the coding sequence ATGAAGCGGATAACATTAAGTGATGAAGAGTGGACTCGTATTTTGGCAAGCTTAAAAAAATTGCCTGGAGTTCATATCGGTTTACCCGATATTTGCAGGCAGTTTGTTAATGCCATTTTGTGGATATTACGTACGGGAGCACAGTGGCGTGTATTACCGTCAACGTATGGTAAATGGAATAGCATCTTCAAGCGTTTTTCACGTTGGTGTATCAATGGCATATGGGGTGAAATTCTCTGTCATCTTGCTGAAGACGCTGATTTACAAGATGTTTCCATGGATGGTTCAGTTATTAGAGCACATGCCTGCGCAGCTGGAGCGGCATATAGTTCTGCTGAGAATGAAGCACTTGGGCGCTCCAAAGGTGGATTTGGTTGTAAGATTCACGCGCTTTGTGATGGCTTGGGCATGCCCATCAAATTTATCCTGACAGGCGGGCAGGAGGCTGAATGCAAGCAAGCCATATCTTTATTGGAAAATGTTAATGCTTCAGCCGTTTTAGCAGACAAAGCCTACGACACGAACGAGTTGCGGGAGTGGTTAGCCAGTCGTGAAATAAAAGCGGTTATCCCACCTAAATCGAACCGAAAAGAAGATATTGAGTGCGATTATTGGCATTATAAGGAGCGGCATGCCATTGAATGTATGTTCGGTAAGCTCAAGCACTATCGCAGAATTGCTACACGATATGAGAAAAAAGCTATTAATTACATGGGGATGCTATCATTTTCCTCGGTGCTTTTATGGCTGAGGTGA
- a CDS encoding aromatic ring-hydroxylating dioxygenase subunit alpha, whose protein sequence is MNNTQTKSPPAFAEAKNPRQKARASGMDPNHWYVVEYDSAVKKEQVKEVTFWNTSIALYRGDDGKLVALQNRCLHRQLKLTLGAVDQCNLRCSYHGWSFNRDGRLEDYSHDSFGKPLIKKQLRTYPVQVRYGLIWLFPGDPELAGEHKIPEIPELTGDSPWANFVSDLTWHTHHSMVMDNICDFSHAFLHRKYKPFIDAKLTHHEADDDRVYLTYDAYMAGGRISGIFVDRNRVNTRSIELCYQYPYQWTNTGDSIKNWSFMLPIDERTTRVFFLFYFDALTIPLISMKTPKWLTQIVLNIAKPLVFKPILEEDGVALEAEMLAYETYWDEPPIELNPVVPMFQRLTARKWEEHLARKETPQATQSE, encoded by the coding sequence ATGAACAACACACAGACAAAATCCCCCCCGGCCTTTGCTGAAGCCAAGAATCCCCGGCAAAAGGCACGCGCTTCCGGAATGGATCCAAATCACTGGTATGTAGTGGAATACGACAGCGCAGTTAAAAAAGAACAAGTAAAAGAGGTCACTTTCTGGAACACATCAATTGCCCTGTACCGTGGCGATGACGGTAAACTCGTTGCCTTGCAGAACCGTTGCCTGCACCGCCAACTCAAGCTCACCCTTGGCGCAGTGGATCAGTGCAATCTGCGTTGCAGCTACCATGGTTGGTCCTTCAACAGGGACGGACGACTGGAAGACTACTCGCATGACAGCTTTGGCAAGCCGCTTATCAAAAAGCAACTGCGAACCTACCCGGTACAAGTCCGTTATGGTCTTATCTGGCTGTTTCCCGGCGATCCGGAACTGGCAGGTGAACACAAAATCCCGGAAATTCCTGAGCTTACCGGCGACAGCCCGTGGGCCAACTTTGTCTCGGACTTAACCTGGCACACCCATCATTCCATGGTCATGGACAATATCTGCGATTTTTCTCATGCTTTCCTACACCGCAAATACAAACCCTTCATCGATGCTAAATTGACCCACCACGAAGCCGATGACGACAGAGTTTATCTGACTTATGATGCATACATGGCCGGCGGTAGAATTTCCGGGATTTTCGTTGATCGCAATCGAGTCAATACCCGCTCTATCGAGCTGTGTTACCAATACCCCTATCAATGGACCAACACCGGTGACAGCATCAAGAATTGGTCGTTTATGCTGCCCATCGACGAACGGACCACGCGGGTGTTTTTCCTGTTTTATTTCGATGCCCTGACGATTCCGCTGATTTCCATGAAAACTCCCAAGTGGCTGACTCAAATAGTACTGAATATCGCCAAGCCTTTGGTATTTAAACCCATACTCGAAGAAGACGGTGTCGCGTTGGAAGCAGAGATGTTGGCCTACGAAACCTACTGGGATGAACCGCCTATCGAACTTAATCCCGTGGTGCCAATGTTCCAGCGACTTACCGCGCGCAAATGGGAAGAACATCTGGCCCGAAAAGAAACACCGCAGGCTACTCAATCGGAATGA
- a CDS encoding DUF3391 domain-containing protein: MLKKINIRDVKLGMYIQEICGSWMDNPFWRKSFKLTDPKDLKTLTECRLHEVWIDTKKGLDIKAIPVGLSEEELQKEIDLQLQWTAQSTVTFIPHVPVHEEFEQARKVHGKAKKAVTLMFQEVRMGKAIQTDEIAPLIEDIYQSITRNPEAFLSLSRLKNKDN; the protein is encoded by the coding sequence ATGCTAAAAAAAATTAATATTCGGGACGTAAAACTAGGAATGTATATCCAGGAAATCTGCGGCAGTTGGATGGATAATCCATTCTGGAGGAAATCCTTCAAGCTGACCGACCCAAAAGATTTAAAAACGCTGACTGAGTGCAGACTACATGAAGTCTGGATCGATACAAAAAAGGGCTTGGATATTAAAGCTATTCCTGTAGGTTTGAGCGAAGAAGAGTTACAGAAAGAAATAGATCTACAATTACAATGGACAGCACAGTCCACAGTAACATTTATTCCTCACGTTCCTGTACATGAAGAGTTTGAGCAAGCCCGCAAAGTACATGGCAAGGCAAAAAAAGCAGTCACCTTGATGTTTCAAGAGGTGCGTATGGGCAAGGCGATACAAACCGACGAGATTGCCCCGTTGATAGAGGATATCTATCAGTCTATTACGCGCAATCCAGAAGCATTTTTAAGCCTATCTAGATTAAAAAACAAGGATAACTAG
- a CDS encoding NAD-dependent epimerase/dehydratase family protein, producing MSAGITLITGATGHLGANLVRRLLAEGEQVRVMIRAERDNGALDGLDVERVLADLRNSEEVSTAVYGCARIYHCAALVSTIEGNAAHKREIFDTNVRGTIHILQAAKLHGIDKVVVSGSLSATGYERDISSHEEMPFYPFDHHLPYGFTKHLTEHECLKAHANGLNVVVATSCAIIGPYDYVPSRMGRVLIDYAHGSLSAYIPGGFEFVSSHDIAEGHVLAMRHGRSGQKYIISTAYASVDDLMAMFREVTGRPLPRLRLSPMLMATLAEVADKTWFRAFPNLPRRFTPGAVRLLQMHRRADHLKAKQELGYQPTQLIQAVREAYEDFVRRGLIVKPK from the coding sequence ATGAGCGCCGGCATCACACTGATTACAGGGGCCACCGGACACTTGGGTGCCAATCTGGTTCGCCGCCTGCTGGCAGAGGGTGAACAAGTGCGGGTAATGATCCGCGCCGAGCGCGACAATGGCGCACTGGACGGCCTTGACGTCGAGCGCGTCCTAGCCGACCTGCGCAACAGCGAAGAGGTGTCAACTGCAGTGTACGGATGCGCTCGCATCTACCATTGCGCGGCTCTGGTTTCAACGATCGAAGGTAATGCGGCCCATAAACGAGAAATATTCGATACCAACGTTCGCGGTACCATCCATATCCTCCAAGCAGCCAAGCTCCACGGCATTGACAAGGTAGTCGTTTCGGGTTCTCTCAGCGCCACAGGTTATGAGCGGGATATTTCCAGCCACGAGGAGATGCCCTTCTATCCCTTTGATCACCATCTACCCTACGGTTTTACCAAGCATCTTACCGAGCATGAATGCCTCAAGGCTCACGCCAACGGTTTGAATGTGGTCGTCGCCACCTCCTGCGCCATCATCGGCCCTTACGATTATGTGCCCTCTCGTATGGGTCGCGTACTCATCGATTATGCACACGGCTCTCTCAGCGCTTATATTCCCGGAGGCTTCGAGTTCGTGTCCAGCCATGATATAGCCGAAGGACATGTTTTAGCCATGCGCCATGGACGTTCCGGACAGAAATATATTATCAGTACCGCCTATGCCAGCGTGGACGATCTGATGGCGATGTTCCGGGAAGTCACCGGCCGGCCATTGCCACGGCTACGGCTGTCACCGATGCTGATGGCCACACTGGCCGAAGTCGCAGACAAAACCTGGTTCCGGGCATTCCCGAATCTGCCCCGGCGCTTTACGCCGGGTGCTGTGCGCTTGCTTCAGATGCACCGCCGGGCAGACCACCTCAAAGCGAAACAAGAATTGGGCTACCAGCCCACCCAATTAATCCAAGCAGTTCGGGAAGCCTACGAAGATTTCGTGCGCAGGGGCTTGATCGTCAAGCCCAAATAA
- the hpnA gene encoding hopanoid-associated sugar epimerase: protein MKTLVTGANGFLGSAVMRQLLAVGHEVRVLLRANSDWRNIHNYPVEICVGDLCDTASLKRAVKDCTNLFHVAADYRLWIPDPQAMYATNVQGTQSLILAAAEAGISRMVYTSSVATLGYNQDSSPADENTPSSLCMMTGHYKRSKFLAEQVVQQLTDRYQLPLVIVNPSTPIGPYDIKPTPTGRIVLDTLLGRMPAYVATGLNVAHVDDVAKGHLAAFKKGQAGERYVLGGENMSLLQILTTIDKLTDKPTNRLCLAHNLVLPIAWLMEKTAQLTGTEPRATVDGVRMAKRLMYFSSAKAMRELNYQYRPAAEAINDAIVWFAENGYCEANLQLDNVDMCNNNIKSQAKGI, encoded by the coding sequence ATGAAAACACTGGTAACAGGTGCAAATGGCTTTTTAGGCTCTGCCGTAATGCGGCAGTTGCTGGCAGTGGGGCATGAAGTGCGAGTATTACTGCGGGCGAATAGCGATTGGAGAAATATCCATAATTACCCCGTAGAAATATGTGTCGGCGACTTGTGCGATACCGCCTCATTAAAGCGTGCCGTCAAAGACTGCACCAACTTATTTCATGTCGCCGCAGATTACCGCTTGTGGATACCCGACCCCCAAGCCATGTATGCCACCAACGTACAAGGCACACAATCGCTTATCCTTGCCGCCGCAGAAGCGGGCATCAGCCGCATGGTTTACACCAGCAGCGTAGCAACTTTAGGATATAACCAAGACAGTAGTCCTGCTGATGAAAATACGCCATCATCCTTGTGTATGATGACTGGGCATTACAAACGCTCAAAATTTCTCGCCGAGCAAGTCGTGCAGCAACTCACTGACCGCTATCAATTGCCCTTGGTCATCGTTAACCCTTCTACACCCATAGGCCCTTACGATATCAAACCCACGCCGACGGGCCGGATTGTGCTGGACACCTTACTAGGGCGAATGCCTGCTTATGTGGCGACAGGACTAAATGTTGCACATGTAGATGATGTGGCTAAAGGCCATTTAGCCGCTTTTAAAAAAGGTCAAGCAGGCGAACGTTATGTATTAGGCGGTGAAAATATGAGTTTGCTACAAATTTTAACCACGATTGATAAACTGACGGACAAACCCACAAATCGCTTGTGTTTGGCACATAATCTAGTTTTACCTATTGCATGGCTAATGGAAAAAACTGCCCAATTGACAGGCACTGAGCCACGTGCGACGGTTGACGGCGTACGCATGGCGAAAAGGTTAATGTATTTTTCCAGTGCTAAAGCGATGCGCGAGTTAAATTATCAATACCGCCCCGCAGCTGAAGCAATTAATGATGCGATAGTTTGGTTTGCAGAGAATGGTTATTGTGAGGCTAATCTACAATTAGACAACGTAGATATGTGCAATAATAATATTAAAAGTCAGGCTAAAGGCATTTAG
- a CDS encoding ISNCY family transposase, with translation MRKVFSPQMSIGQRDIADIKIDVSSRDDIPIILLGLQHIYTTQPLRDAVFKILEDVVPTKIDAEVTKIVAIDKGRPGMNQWSILVLGSLRVGLNTDYDRILELANQHNTLREMLGLGCFDADKRYRLQTLKDNLKLFTPAIMARISTEVIRAGYQLLDLDIHALIRGRCDSFVLKTNVHFPTDISLLHDAIRILIRTCVKWSLQHALPEWRLHKHNLSKFKRRYRTLQKLKHSTSKNDAIKAAKALEIKQAYQDYIDLAGFYLERTKASMLTLKNHFHIPEVLLTDLSTFSLHAERQIEQIRRRAIQGETIPHDEKVFSLFQTHTEWISKGKAGVPVELGLRVCIMEDHQGFILHSQVMQKTTDDKVAVPMVKATQVKFPSFNACSFDKGFHSPANQTDLKALLEQVVLPKKGKLSKADQNREYTAEFKQAKKQHSAVESAINALEVHGLDKCLDHGIEAFERYVGLAVLSRNIQKLGTIKRDMERLRLVNEQQKLAA, from the coding sequence ATGAGAAAGGTATTTTCTCCACAAATGAGCATCGGTCAACGCGATATTGCTGATATCAAAATAGATGTTTCCTCCCGTGATGACATTCCGATCATCTTGCTGGGCTTGCAACACATTTATACGACTCAGCCATTAAGGGATGCTGTTTTTAAAATACTGGAGGATGTGGTGCCTACTAAAATTGACGCCGAAGTGACAAAAATCGTTGCCATCGACAAAGGCCGCCCCGGTATGAATCAATGGTCGATTTTGGTGTTAGGATCGCTACGCGTAGGACTGAATACAGACTATGATCGCATTCTGGAGTTGGCCAATCAGCATAACACCCTACGTGAAATGCTCGGTCTTGGTTGCTTTGATGCCGACAAACGCTATCGCCTGCAAACCTTGAAAGACAATCTCAAGCTGTTTACGCCAGCGATCATGGCGCGTATTAGTACTGAAGTTATTCGAGCCGGCTATCAATTACTGGATCTGGATATTCATGCGCTGATCAGAGGCCGTTGCGATTCTTTTGTGTTAAAAACCAACGTGCATTTTCCAACCGATATCAGTTTACTGCATGATGCGATCCGGATTCTGATTCGGACGTGCGTCAAATGGAGCTTGCAACATGCCTTGCCTGAATGGCGATTGCATAAGCACAACCTGTCTAAATTTAAAAGGCGGTATCGCACGCTGCAAAAACTCAAACATTCCACGTCAAAAAATGACGCTATCAAGGCCGCCAAAGCACTTGAGATCAAACAGGCCTACCAGGACTATATTGATTTGGCAGGGTTTTATCTTGAGCGCACTAAAGCCAGTATGTTGACGTTAAAAAATCACTTTCACATACCAGAAGTGTTGCTTACCGATCTGAGCACTTTTAGCCTGCATGCCGAACGTCAAATCGAGCAGATTAGACGTCGCGCTATTCAAGGAGAAACCATTCCCCATGATGAAAAAGTCTTTTCCCTGTTCCAGACCCACACCGAATGGATCAGCAAAGGCAAAGCCGGAGTCCCGGTTGAACTGGGCTTGCGGGTCTGTATCATGGAAGACCATCAGGGCTTTATATTGCACAGTCAAGTCATGCAAAAGACTACCGACGACAAAGTCGCCGTGCCGATGGTTAAAGCGACTCAAGTAAAATTCCCAAGTTTTAACGCCTGTAGCTTTGACAAAGGTTTCCACAGTCCGGCCAATCAAACCGACCTGAAAGCCCTCCTTGAGCAAGTCGTTTTACCCAAAAAAGGCAAGCTATCCAAAGCCGACCAGAATCGTGAATACACCGCGGAATTTAAACAGGCAAAAAAGCAACATTCCGCCGTAGAATCGGCTATTAATGCGTTAGAAGTACATGGGCTGGATAAGTGCCTTGATCATGGCATTGAAGCCTTCGAGCGTTATGTTGGCTTAGCCGTGTTATCGCGTAACATTCAAAAGCTCGGCACAATTAAACGCGACATGGAACGGCTAAGGCTTGTTAACGAGCAACAAAAACTAGCTGCCTGA
- a CDS encoding ISNCY family transposase, with protein sequence MRKVFSPQMSIGQRDIADIKIDVSSRDDIPIILLGLQHIYTTQPLRDAVFKILEDVVPTKIDAEVTKIVAIDKGRPGMNQWSILVLGSLRVGLNTDYDRILELANQHNTLREMLGLGCFDADKRYRLQTLKDNLKLFTPAIMARISTEVIRAGYQLLDLDIHALIRGRCDSFVLKTNVHFPTDISLLHDAIRILIRTCVKWSLQHALPEWRLHKHNLSKFKRRYRTLQKLKHSTSKNDAIKAAKALEIKQAYQDYIDLAGFYLERTKASMLTLKNHFHIPEVLLTDLSTFSLHAERQIEQIRRRAIQGETIPHDEKVFSLFQTHTEWISKGKAGVPVELGLRVCIMEDHQGFILHSQVMQKTTDDKVAVPMVKATQAKFLRFNACSFDKGFHSPANQTDLKALLEQVVLPKKGKLSKADQNREYAAEFKQAKKQHSAVESAINALEVHGLDKCLDHGIEAFERYVGLAVLSRNIQKLGTIKRDMDRLRLFNGQQKLVA encoded by the coding sequence ATGAGAAAGGTATTTTCTCCACAAATGAGCATCGGTCAACGCGATATTGCTGATATCAAAATAGATGTTTCCTCCCGTGATGACATTCCGATCATCTTGCTGGGCTTGCAACACATTTATACGACTCAGCCATTAAGGGATGCTGTTTTTAAAATACTGGAGGATGTGGTGCCTACTAAAATTGACGCCGAAGTGACAAAAATCGTTGCCATCGACAAAGGCCGCCCCGGTATGAATCAATGGTCGATTTTGGTGTTAGGATCGCTACGCGTAGGACTGAATACAGACTATGATCGCATTCTGGAGTTGGCCAATCAGCATAACACCCTACGTGAAATGCTCGGTCTTGGTTGCTTTGATGCCGACAAACGCTATCGCCTGCAAACCTTGAAAGACAATCTCAAGCTGTTTACGCCAGCGATCATGGCGCGTATTAGTACTGAAGTTATTCGAGCCGGCTATCAATTACTGGATCTGGATATTCATGCGCTGATCAGAGGCCGTTGCGATTCTTTTGTGTTAAAAACCAACGTGCATTTTCCAACCGATATCAGTTTACTGCATGATGCGATCCGGATTCTGATTCGGACGTGCGTCAAATGGAGCTTGCAACATGCCTTGCCTGAATGGCGATTGCATAAGCACAACCTGTCTAAATTTAAAAGGCGGTATCGCACGCTGCAAAAACTCAAACATTCCACGTCAAAAAATGACGCTATCAAGGCCGCCAAAGCACTTGAGATCAAACAGGCCTACCAGGACTATATTGATTTGGCAGGGTTTTATCTTGAGCGCACTAAAGCCAGTATGTTGACGTTAAAAAATCACTTTCACATACCAGAAGTGTTGCTTACCGATCTGAGCACTTTTAGCCTGCATGCCGAACGTCAAATCGAGCAGATTAGACGTCGCGCTATTCAAGGAGAAACCATTCCCCATGATGAAAAAGTCTTTTCCCTGTTCCAGACCCACACCGAATGGATCAGCAAAGGCAAAGCCGGAGTCCCGGTTGAACTGGGCTTGCGGGTCTGTATCATGGAAGATCATCAGGGCTTTATCTTGCACAGTCAAGTCATGCAAAAAACTACCGACGACAAAGTCGCCGTACCGATGGTTAAAGCGACTCAAGCAAAATTCCTACGCTTTAACGCCTGTAGCTTTGACAAAGGCTTCCACAGTCCCGCCAATCAAACCGACCTGAAAGCCCTCCTTGAGCAAGTCGTTTTACCCAAAAAAGGCAAGCTATCCAAAGCCGACCAGAATCGTGAATACGCAGCGGAATTTAAACAGGCAAAAAAGCAACATTCCGCCGTAGAATCGGCTATTAATGCGCTAGAAGTACATGGACTGGATAAGTGCCTTGATCATGGCATTGAGGCTTTCGAGCGTTATGTTGGCTTAGCCGTGTTATCGCGTAACATTCAAAAGCTCGGCACAATTAAACGCGACATGGACCGGCTAAGGCTTTTTAACGGGCAACAAAAACTAGTTGCCTGA